In Nicotiana tabacum cultivar K326 chromosome 10, ASM71507v2, whole genome shotgun sequence, the DNA window TTTATTCTTTCAACTAGTGTATTNNNNNNNNNNNNNNNNNNNNNNNNNNNNNNNNNNNNNNNNNNNNNNNNNNNNNNNNNNNNNNNNNNNNNNNNNNNNNNNNNNNNNNNNNNNNNNNNNNNNNNNNNNNNNNNNNNNNNNNNNNNNNNNNNNNNNNNNNNNNNNNNNNNNNNNNNNNNNNNNNNNNNNNNNNNNNNNNNNNNNNNNNNNNNNNNNNNNNNNNTCTTCGTAAGTTAGCATTACAACTAATATTCCTCCATTATCTGCATCTTCTACCAAGTAAGACTGTCGAATTGAGCTTCTTTTTCGACGTGGCAAATATTTCCCATAAAATTCCCAGATAGGTGTCTCTACAGCTGAGTTTTCCTTGATATTTAGTATTCCCAAATTTCCTTTATCACCAAATATCCAAacaatattatttttgaaaaacaccGGATTATGGCACCCAGATAACATGAATGATCCTTGCTTATTTCCATCTTCATTATAAAAGTCATGATACGTCCAACTACTCTCTCCAACTTTGATGATGTATATCGCTGGCGGagagccaaaattttcaaaaccaaTGACAAAACAATCCGATGATGAGGAGTCCGGGGAACACGAAAATGTCCAAGACGGGAAATGATTCTCCACATCCTCTAGTAGATCAGGGAGTTCAATTATGTTATTACTAATGGGATTGAAAAAGAACATGCCACGGTTGCCATGACTCACGAGCAACCAATTTGGGATATCCATCTTGTGATTTATGACATTGTACACCGGATGAAAGGACTCTATAATGCCAGTTTCTTTATTTAAGGTCATCAAACAAGGCGACGATGGGGAATCATGTATCGGAGGTGGGAGTGGAGACGATAGGGACTCGAATCGCCATCTTTTACAAACAGCAAGAAAAGCAAAATAATCACCAGCAACGAGACGTGATGATATTAATCTGAGTATGTCTGTTGGAACATAATCAGACCACAATTCATCATAATCTGCACCCTCCATTGAATGGTGTGAAAAAATCACGAATTGGACTTCAAAGCTTAAATTTGACAAAGAACTAATTGGCAAAGGACTCCTTACCTTATTTAAACTACAACTGGCAAAGGAATCCTTTTCTTATTTAAATAGAAAAGCAATGActattttccttctttaaaagttTTGGTACAAACCCTGTCAAACGtataactgtttttattatttatgaGATCAGAGGAAATCCTAATTAGTtattagaaaggaaaaaaaaaatttaccctTTCCGTACGTCCAAGTAGTAACTTCTAATTCCTTTTCCTTATTGTATTTGGAATCCATTACTTATTCTATTTAAGCTCATGAAACACACACCTTATTCTTATTAGTGTTTAGAACGAGGTTGCCCCAAAAAACATAACGACGTTGCAATGTAAGTTTTTTAGTGCTTTCCTTGGCTTCTTTTTACCTTCCTTTTTGTTGCTATTTCAATTTATTCTCAAGATGCTGAATTAAGTATTTTGCTTTACAACTTGTTTTGATAGTTGTTAGTTATTGTGTTGTATcatattgttattttaaatagaatgtttgttttgatttgtacttaaatattattgtatcgtatcgttaaatccatcGTTATGTAACGACGAAAAGTACCACTTTATAGAATGATAGATTTGGTGTAGGGGCATTGTTACCTtgcttttttctctcatcttatattttcttatttaaataatcatattttatcctttaccatacttttttatatagtaattctagtcCGTATCATGTTTTTTCTTAATAATATTACAAATTTATTGTTATACGTAACATTATAAAACGACAACAAACGATACAAtatatccaaacattatatttattaaacaatacaatacaatacaatagtataatatgatatattatgaaacGACATGTAATAACAATCCAACCAAGTTGTTTGATAGTTTTCTTTAACTTCCTAGAAACTCTTTAAGCAAAATTCATCTAAAGTTTTGATTTCAATAAACTAAAACCacttgtatcttttattttgaaagaaatcgGTTCTAGAAATTAAATCTCTTGATATTCTGAAATAAAATAGTAATTTTTTACTAGATTTGTGTTTACACTTTCgtcctttttttttcctcttcttgaAATAGAGAAATATTCCACCTAAGTGACTATTAGCATGTACAATAAAGCCAGTTGAGTTTGTTAAAGTTTGTAACAATTAAGTTCCTTGCTAATATTTTGTGATTGGCTTAGAACATTCAGTATTATTATCTTTCTTTTgcatagaaagaaaaaaaaagaaagatgaggTTGGAAGAATACAAAAACGGAGAGTCAAAATATAGTCTACCTCCTGATTTTGCACAACCACACCCTTGGCTTGTTATTTGTCATGGAAATAACATGCAAAAGCAAACATTTTTTAGCATATCAGAGGATCGGTATTATGTGTACACTATACCTGAGCTTCAAAATAAAAGAATTTGTGCTTATGCTGATGAGTGGCTGCTGTTACTAGATTTTGAATCTCGTGATTGTTGCTTTTGGAATCCTACTTCGGAAGACAAAATTCAGCTCCCACCCGTCCCTAAATACGACGATCTGGAATGTCTCTTATCCGCACCACCCTATGATCCTGAATGTCGCGTTGTTTTTCTAATTGATGACACTGACACAGATGTTGAGATACCTGATGACATGAATGTGAAGCAGCCTACACTATACTTCTGCAAACCGGGTTATAATCAAGAATTTCATAGACAAGATTTGGAACCAATTGCTGGAGATAACAATTTGCATCTCTGGACAAGTTTCAAGAAAAAAAACTACGGATTAACATGCCAAAGATCAATTCTAGTGCTTTTGGATCTAGATATAGACTCGGGAATGGTAACAGTTACACCAATAGTTAACCAGCCTGTTTATGATTATAGCCAATTCTTAGACATGCTATGCTCTCGCGGATACCTCATTCAATCCTCATGTGACGTTGATGATATGTTGCTATATGTTCGCCTGTTATATTGTGGTAGGTTCATGCGGGAGGAGGTATACGGATTTCTTATATTTCAGTTTGATTTTGTTAAAAAAGCGTGGGTAAAGATGAAAAATATTGGCGAAACTGCAATTTTTCTATGTAATAATTGGGGGAGGACTTGCTCCACAAGAGGCACTAATCTTAACAGAAATTCCATCTACTTCACGGAGCATGAAGGTCAGTTGTCTTTACGTTTTCAATCTTGAAACACAAAGTATATCGGTATCCCTCCCTTGTCCAAATGTTAGCAAGAAAAACTCGTGGTTTTACTGGTTAAATATTGCTTCATCCAAATAATTTGTTTGATTTTAAGGTTCTTGTCTTTATTGTTGAGGATAaatagttttcttataataacataTTTTGCGTCCTATTCCAACTGTTGAAATATTCTTTGTGGTTTTGTTCGTTATTTTTGTATTCTTAGTTACTGTAAATCAGCTTGTAAACATCTTTCCTACTTTTCTTCTTAGAGGAAGAACTCAAGAAttccttttacaaaaaaaaacatattatattttaaaatatcctGACATAATATTGTAAAAGTATCTAGAATTGTTTAAACAAGTTTACAATTACTAAAATTCAAAGAAtgtattttatgaaaatttacAAGTAAAACTCCAAAGTTGCATAAATAATTAGTTGAATGTATGTTGTAgatttaaaaggaaaaacaaaaacttcacTTCACAATACGCCTCCAAACCCCCGTTTCAGCTTGAAATAATTCTCTCTAAAGTTTAAGTTCTAATCCCAAATCCTTATCGCCAAATGTCAACTTGAATATATTGCTTAAGTTTTTGCAAGTTATGGCAAAACAGGTAACAAAAAAGTCAAAAGCATATAATGCATTTATTTTCATAATAACGTTAACTAGTAATATAATTGAAGTAcaaacttcaaattaaaccatATTCGGTTCTTGGCTTTGTAAGAGACAAGTATGGTTGAAGTAAAGCACGGCAGTTTAGAGCCTAATTAATACCATGCGCAAATATAGTTTGCTTAATTACCATTCGTAGCTACAGTTCAACTGTTATCAGCTTGTATTCAGACGTGTAACGAATACAACCTATATCATTCGTAGAAGCTCTCGTTGAGAGTCGAAATCAAGATCTCCGCTTAGGAAACGGGTGCTCTAACCAATTGAGCTACGAGAGCTTGTTGCTCTTTTGTTTCAGTTTAAAATAATTGATCTCGTGTGAATTtgctataaaatttaaatattgttacaaatgataatttttaaaaatatatatctatGAATGATAAGTTACAGTGCAAATGTTTGAGGTGTTGTGTAAATTTTCCTTTAATGAACTATGAGCATAGTTCAAGGTAATTAATCGAAATTTGACGTATTAATGCAAGACTCATTCTGAAAAAATCCACCTGGGAATCGCAGACGATATGGAGTGTTTTCAAATAAAACTACTACTATTTCTCAAGTTTCGCTCAATATAAATATAGGTACGAATTGAAGAATTATTCCATccaattcaatttatataaacaCTAGCAAGGGAAGCCCGTGCTATGCCTGGGCCCAGCATGGTCAACATGATTATCCAGAATTAAGCCCTTCGTCTTCAGAACGGTCCGCTTGGCCACTATGAATAAATATTACGTCAATAGAGTAAGTTGTTTTTAAGTTGTGCCCTTAACACGCTCGTCTTTGTCTGGCAGTTTAAGCCTTGGCCCACCAGCTTCTTTTCAATCCAGGAGCTGTATGATAAGAAAGCTCTCGATCTCGGCTAGCTTAGTGAAGTCTTTTGGTATAAGGTTGAGTAGAATACCTGAGAATGTTATAATTTTCACTATATTATGGATTACATACAAAAAGGCATTTTCGGTACCATCACTTTAGGTATAATTCTCACATAAACTTGAGGTTTTAACTAATAAAACTTCGAAAGTTGATGCAAATCCCTTTTCAGTCCATATTCAACCATCCGGTTGAAATCTCAAGTTGTGACATTGAAATCTTTGAGGATGAAAAGAGTTGAACTTTTTCTCTCATGCTGGAGTTACCTGCTGAAAATATGAATTATAAGATTTCAAATCCAATTTCAAACACCAAATGTCATGAAATTAACGTACTTGAAAGAATGTGGAAACAAAGTCTAAGAACAAAAAGAATGCCGATTTAAACAACTAAAAAGAGAAATTAACACAATATATCAGTTAAATCAATTTGTAATCTTTCAAAAAAGGTTTGGACTTGACAAAATACCAGTGGAGGACGGCTGATGTTCTTAAGTTCCTCTTTTAAGAATCAAAGTCCCATACTACCGTTGTGACGATCCGGctagtcgtcttaagaattaacgccccgatcctcTATTAACGGCTTTttcgagtttatttctgctattttgatttgccgggatgttcggttttgagtttcggagatttttgggacacttagtccctaaatgagagcttgagtgttggaaagttgaccgtagtcggaacagtgtgaagacgatcTCGGTATGGAAATcagatggtttcgttagctccattgggtgatttcgggcttaggggcgtgatcggattgtgttttggaggtccgtagctaatttagg includes these proteins:
- the LOC142164986 gene encoding F-box protein At1g49360-like, whose protein sequence is MEGADYDELWSDYVPTDILRLISSRLVAGDYFAFLAVCKRWRFESLSSPLPPPIHDSPSSPCLMTLNKETGIIESFHPVYNVINHKMDIPNWLLVSHGNRGMFFFNPISNNIIELPDLLEDVENHFPSWTFSCSPDSSSSDCFVIGFENFGSPPAIYIIKVGESSWTYHDFYNEDGNKQGSFMLSGCHNPVFFKNNIVWIFGDKGNLGILNIKENSAVETPIWEFYGKYLPRRKRSSIRQSYLVEDADNGGILVDQGKGRITKIYCTHPYLTFLQEADFIARTRDLWQQL